One genomic segment of Ferrimonas sp. YFM includes these proteins:
- a CDS encoding LysR family transcriptional regulator produces MPKELNKLDFFTLSVLVELYEQRSATVTAARLQSTQPKVSRALTTLREVFDDELFIRQQYGMEPNGLAETLYPMAKAVIDSYQPLSDTLARHRSRLEELNVAAQEHMCPLLLECLHLSREELDLKLTFNLHPWSTEVQKQLNQSQLDYCISINPSPSNRVTLHPIGEIKQFYLVARRDHPIFQQDLTLDRAFDHPVALLNYSMSGIRTHRMEAFAEKIGAPLKVSMKTTNLSLLLDHLEASDSVGYLASVLIQQPIAARKTLQALDISTFFGSHVKPNQNRPTYQLYLQAGHGGSPAFTETLVTHLRNRIARLNH; encoded by the coding sequence ATGCCAAAAGAACTCAACAAACTGGATTTTTTCACCCTAAGCGTATTGGTCGAGCTGTATGAGCAGCGCAGTGCCACAGTCACCGCCGCCCGACTGCAGAGCACCCAACCCAAGGTCAGCCGGGCGCTGACCACACTGCGGGAGGTGTTCGATGATGAACTGTTTATCCGGCAACAGTACGGTATGGAGCCCAATGGTCTGGCTGAGACCCTCTACCCCATGGCCAAGGCCGTCATCGACAGTTACCAGCCCCTGTCCGACACTCTGGCTCGCCATCGAAGCCGCCTGGAAGAGCTGAATGTGGCGGCTCAGGAGCACATGTGCCCTCTGCTGCTGGAGTGTCTGCATCTGAGCCGGGAGGAGCTGGACCTGAAGCTCACTTTCAATCTTCATCCCTGGTCCACCGAGGTACAGAAACAGCTGAACCAGTCACAGCTGGATTACTGCATCTCCATCAACCCCAGTCCCAGCAACCGGGTGACCCTGCACCCCATCGGCGAGATCAAGCAGTTCTACCTGGTGGCCCGGCGCGATCACCCCATCTTCCAGCAGGATCTGACCCTGGACCGGGCCTTCGACCACCCTGTGGCCCTGCTCAACTACTCCATGAGCGGCATCAGAACCCACAGAATGGAGGCGTTTGCCGAAAAGATTGGGGCACCACTGAAGGTCTCCATGAAGACCACCAACCTGAGCCTGCTGCTGGACCATCTTGAGGCCAGCGACAGCGTGGGGTATCTGGCCTCGGTGCTGATTCAGCAGCCCATCGCCGCCAGAAAGACCCTGCAGGCGCTGGACATCTCCACCTTCTTCGGCAGCCACGTCAAACCCAACCAGAACCGCCCCACCTACCAGCTCTACCTGCAGGCGGGCCACGGCGGTTCACCGGCGTTCACTGAAACCCTGGTGACACACCTGAGAAATCGCATCGCCAGACTCAACCACTGA
- a CDS encoding FAD:protein FMN transferase, whose amino-acid sequence MTSYGSVAEQQHKVYHLYGQTMGNKYAISWSAAPTSAKEVYQLHLKVEARLEKINASMSTWRSDSEINAVNEASARHPLKLSAELHQVIREAMRLGRLTGGALDITIAPLIDLWGFGPYGLPGRVPTHEEIAEVRAHTGLDSITLDQDELTKTRERTRLDLSAIAKGYGVDAMGQLLQESGIHHFLVEIGGEVMARGTRADGRPWTVGVDNPRPASYSDTTRIALNNQAVATSGDYRRYFESQGTRFSHIIDPKTGRAVQTQVVSATVIAPSCTTADGLATAAMVMGVKDTLALAERQQLAVMLIEDHFGQIRVHRSQAFNQLLRPEAETNRASVPEL is encoded by the coding sequence ATGACCTCTTATGGGTCTGTGGCGGAACAGCAACACAAGGTTTATCACCTCTATGGGCAAACCATGGGCAACAAGTACGCCATCTCCTGGTCGGCAGCCCCCACTAGCGCCAAAGAGGTCTACCAACTGCACCTGAAGGTGGAAGCCAGGCTGGAGAAGATCAATGCCAGCATGTCGACCTGGCGCAGCGACTCCGAAATCAATGCGGTCAATGAAGCTTCAGCCCGCCACCCCTTGAAGCTCTCCGCTGAGCTGCATCAGGTCATCCGCGAAGCGATGCGCCTGGGGCGCCTTACCGGCGGCGCCCTGGACATCACCATAGCCCCGCTTATCGACCTGTGGGGGTTTGGCCCCTATGGGCTTCCCGGACGAGTGCCCACCCATGAAGAGATCGCCGAAGTGCGAGCTCACACCGGCCTCGACAGCATCACCCTCGACCAAGACGAACTCACCAAAACCCGGGAGCGCACCAGGCTGGATCTGTCGGCCATCGCCAAGGGCTATGGGGTTGATGCCATGGGTCAGTTGCTTCAGGAGAGCGGCATCCACCACTTTCTGGTGGAGATAGGCGGCGAAGTGATGGCCAGGGGCACAAGGGCAGATGGGCGGCCCTGGACTGTGGGCGTGGATAACCCCAGGCCTGCCAGCTATAGCGATACCACCCGCATCGCCCTGAATAACCAGGCTGTGGCCACCTCTGGAGACTATCGGCGCTATTTCGAAAGCCAGGGCACCCGCTTCTCCCACATTATCGATCCCAAAACCGGCAGGGCGGTGCAAACCCAGGTGGTGTCCGCCACCGTCATTGCCCCCAGCTGCACCACGGCTGATGGCCTGGCTACTGCGGCCATGGTAATGGGCGTCAAGGACACCCTGGCCCTGGCGGAGCGGCAGCAACTGGCGGTGATGCTCATCGAAGATCACTTTGGCCAGATCCGGGTTCACCGCAGCCAGGCCTTTAATCAACTTCTTCGGCCCGAGGCCGAGACCAACCGGGCCTCAGTGCCCGAGCTATAA
- a CDS encoding nuclear transport factor 2 family protein, translating into MEALKHYVAEDVEWHIPGRHPLAGTKRGIEAFMQFFHELGKAGFAAEVMILAANDTYVIDAHRGWSSQAQENIDINWVLLYQIEDGKIRRVQNFSGDLYSSDQFFNRFVQSEK; encoded by the coding sequence ATGGAAGCGCTTAAGCACTACGTGGCCGAGGATGTGGAGTGGCACATTCCGGGACGACATCCGCTGGCGGGCACCAAGCGAGGCATTGAAGCGTTTATGCAGTTCTTCCATGAACTGGGTAAGGCCGGCTTTGCCGCCGAAGTGATGATACTGGCGGCCAACGATACCTATGTGATTGATGCCCACCGAGGCTGGAGCAGTCAAGCGCAAGAGAACATCGATATTAACTGGGTACTGTTATATCAGATTGAAGACGGCAAGATCCGCCGGGTGCAGAACTTTTCTGGGGACCTATATTCCTCCGATCAGTTTTTTAATCGCTTCGTTCAGTCGGAGAAGTAA
- a CDS encoding SDR family NAD(P)-dependent oxidoreductase has protein sequence MRREKQKVALVTGGNRGIGLATVHGLAQRGIKVLLGCRDLASGAQAAEGLEGDVNVVALNLSDSAELQRQVATIEAEYPQIDILVNNAAVLEEGDFASVEFQHLMSSMQVNAMAAMQLTQHFGNAMARRGYGRIVNLSSGWGAFSDGLTGPAAYSISKAALNAVTKVAANSYPTNVKVNALCPGWVRTRMGGEMATRSAEQGAQTAIWLALLDDDGPSGQFFRDKEVIDW, from the coding sequence ATGCGACGCGAAAAACAGAAGGTTGCCCTGGTCACCGGGGGCAACCGGGGCATAGGTTTGGCCACAGTCCATGGATTGGCTCAGCGGGGAATCAAGGTGTTGTTGGGGTGTCGTGACCTGGCGTCTGGCGCACAAGCGGCAGAGGGCCTGGAAGGGGACGTGAATGTGGTGGCCCTTAACCTCTCAGATTCGGCAGAGCTGCAGCGACAGGTGGCGACCATCGAGGCCGAGTATCCACAGATAGACATACTGGTGAATAACGCCGCGGTGTTGGAGGAGGGCGATTTTGCGTCGGTGGAGTTCCAACACCTGATGAGCTCCATGCAGGTGAATGCTATGGCGGCGATGCAATTGACTCAGCACTTTGGCAATGCCATGGCCCGGCGAGGCTATGGGCGTATCGTCAATCTGTCTTCGGGCTGGGGGGCGTTTTCCGATGGTTTGACCGGACCCGCCGCCTACTCCATCAGTAAGGCTGCCCTGAACGCCGTCACCAAGGTGGCAGCCAACAGCTATCCCACTAACGTCAAAGTCAACGCGCTCTGCCCAGGCTGGGTTCGCACTCGTATGGGCGGAGAGATGGCGACCCGTTCCGCAGAGCAGGGGGCGCAGACGGCCATCTGGTTGGCGCTGCTGGACGATGATGGGCCCTCCGGCCAGTTCTTTCGGGATAAAGAGGTTATCGACTGGTAG
- a CDS encoding iron-containing alcohol dehydrogenase, with protein MDNFIYSIPTRAYFGRGQVANLGSAVREFGGSKVLLAYGGGSIKRNGILDEVLAEFDKEGIAHVELSGIKPNPRIESVEEGISLYRQHGCDFILAVGGGSTLDAAKAIAAGVSYSGPVLDLLTGVAAINSPAPLGTILTMAGTGSEMDAGGVITAGEDNKKLVIMHPELNPRFSILDPAYTFTVPALHSMAGCADILCHLMEQYFTPESGADVQDRMNEGLMKVVLEHGPRILANPEDYDARANIMWASSMALSGFQLLLGKPGFKFPIHYLGHELSSLYDMTHGVTLALLTPAWMRHTVEANPDALAVFARFARNVFDVKQKDERAAFEAGIDALIQYYRTIGMPVSLEAAGVEEERLEYLAEKATENGELGILSSIGKAQALAIYQTAYRQ; from the coding sequence ATGGACAACTTTATCTATTCCATCCCCACCCGGGCTTACTTTGGCCGGGGGCAGGTGGCTAATCTGGGCAGTGCCGTTAGAGAGTTCGGCGGCAGCAAGGTGTTGCTGGCCTACGGCGGCGGTTCCATCAAGCGCAATGGCATCTTAGACGAAGTGCTGGCCGAGTTTGACAAGGAGGGGATCGCCCATGTCGAGCTGTCTGGCATCAAGCCCAATCCCAGAATCGAGAGTGTCGAGGAGGGCATCTCTCTGTATCGTCAGCATGGCTGTGACTTCATCCTGGCCGTGGGGGGCGGCTCGACTCTGGATGCTGCCAAGGCGATCGCCGCGGGGGTCAGTTACTCGGGGCCGGTTCTGGATCTGTTGACCGGAGTCGCTGCGATCAACAGCCCTGCGCCTCTGGGCACCATACTCACCATGGCGGGTACCGGTTCGGAGATGGACGCCGGAGGCGTCATCACTGCCGGAGAGGACAACAAGAAGCTGGTGATCATGCACCCTGAGCTCAACCCCAGGTTCTCCATTCTGGACCCCGCATACACCTTCACCGTGCCGGCGCTTCACTCCATGGCCGGTTGCGCCGACATCCTCTGCCATTTGATGGAGCAGTATTTCACCCCAGAGTCCGGCGCCGATGTGCAGGACAGGATGAATGAGGGACTGATGAAGGTGGTGCTGGAGCACGGGCCCCGTATTCTGGCCAATCCGGAAGATTATGACGCCAGGGCCAACATCATGTGGGCCAGTTCCATGGCGCTGTCCGGTTTTCAGCTGCTGCTGGGTAAGCCGGGATTCAAGTTTCCCATTCACTATCTGGGCCATGAGCTGTCCAGCCTCTACGACATGACCCATGGGGTAACCCTGGCGTTGCTGACACCGGCCTGGATGCGTCATACGGTTGAGGCCAATCCCGATGCCCTGGCGGTGTTTGCCCGTTTTGCCCGTAACGTGTTCGATGTTAAGCAAAAGGATGAGCGGGCGGCGTTCGAGGCCGGCATCGATGCCTTGATTCAGTACTACCGGACCATTGGCATGCCGGTCAGCCTGGAGGCGGCCGGTGTCGAGGAGGAGAGATTGGAATATCTGGCGGAGAAGGCCACGGAAAATGGTGAGCTGGGGATTCTCTCCAGCATAGGTAAAGCCCAGGCGTTGGCGATCTATCAGACTGCCTATCGCCAGTAG
- the nfsB gene encoding oxygen-insensitive NAD(P)H nitroreductase, producing the protein MNLKEIVQSRYSTKEFDGSQTIPAELFDQVKALLRFSPSSVNSQPWHFVIADSEEGRHRIAKGTQGFFAFNEAKVLNASHVIVFCAKTGIDDDYTQHLLNTEERDGRFAEPEHKEMVHMGRSAFVNIHRFDLKDAQHWMEKQLYLNMGTVLLGAAALGIDALPIEGLDTKVLNEEFGLLEKGYTAVAMVALGYRKEGDFNAALPKSRLPETEIFTQLS; encoded by the coding sequence ATGAATCTGAAAGAGATTGTCCAGTCCCGCTACTCCACCAAGGAGTTTGATGGCAGTCAAACCATCCCCGCCGAGCTGTTTGACCAGGTAAAGGCGCTGCTGCGCTTCAGCCCATCCAGCGTCAACTCCCAACCCTGGCACTTTGTGATTGCCGACTCCGAAGAGGGTCGTCACCGCATCGCCAAGGGCACCCAGGGCTTCTTCGCCTTCAACGAGGCCAAGGTACTGAACGCCTCCCACGTCATCGTGTTCTGTGCCAAAACCGGAATCGACGATGACTACACCCAGCACCTGCTGAACACCGAAGAGCGCGATGGCCGTTTTGCCGAACCAGAGCATAAAGAGATGGTGCACATGGGCCGCTCCGCCTTCGTGAACATTCACCGCTTCGATCTGAAAGATGCCCAGCACTGGATGGAGAAGCAGCTCTATCTGAATATGGGCACCGTATTGTTGGGCGCCGCAGCGCTGGGCATCGATGCCCTGCCTATTGAAGGTCTGGATACCAAGGTGCTGAACGAGGAGTTTGGTCTGCTGGAGAAGGGCTACACCGCCGTCGCCATGGTGGCCCTGGGTTACCGCAAAGAGGGCGACTTTAACGCCGCCCTGCCCAAGTCCCGCCTGCCGGAGACCGAGATCTTTACTCAGCTAAGCTGA
- a CDS encoding helix-turn-helix domain-containing protein, giving the protein MDTVKRTRYSSYQGKGCPVEATLELFSGKGKGMILYHLLDGTLRFNELKRRVGCITQRMLTKQLRELESYGLVHRKVYPEVPPKVEYSLTETGRSLEPILLSLKHWGEQHAMPILLERQQQEALAD; this is encoded by the coding sequence ATGGATACTGTAAAACGCACAAGATACTCCTCCTATCAGGGCAAGGGTTGTCCGGTGGAAGCGACTCTGGAGCTGTTCAGTGGCAAGGGGAAAGGGATGATCCTTTATCATCTGCTGGATGGGACCTTGAGGTTCAATGAGCTCAAACGCCGGGTGGGGTGCATTACCCAGAGAATGCTGACCAAGCAGCTGCGTGAGCTGGAATCCTACGGCCTGGTGCATCGTAAGGTTTACCCTGAAGTGCCCCCCAAGGTGGAATACAGCCTCACTGAAACCGGTCGCAGCCTGGAGCCGATTCTGCTCTCTCTGAAACATTGGGGAGAGCAGCACGCCATGCCTATTCTGCTAGAGCGTCAGCAGCAGGAGGCGCTCGCCGACTAA